CCTGCGCGGCGCCGTAGCCCGCGAGAAACGTCTGGCCGCCGACCCAGCCGGGCGTGACCACCGATGCCTGCAGCAGCGGCAGCACGACGTGCCCGCCGCCGAACACGAGCGCGCCCGCGCGATAGAACGCGTCGACGATCGCGAGCGCGTGGCTGCCGGATGCGCACGCGGCGAGCGGCAGGCCGGCCAGCAGCGCGACGAACAGCGCGAGGCAGCACGCGCCGGCACGCCGGCCGAGCGAGATCGGCAGCGGATCGTGTGCGCCGCCGCGCGCGGGATCGACGTGAAGCAGCCCGATGCAGGCCGCACTCGCGATGACGGCGAGCTGCGTCCATGTCGACGGCACGACGAGCGCGACGCCCGTCGCGGCCGTCATGATCGTCACGCGCCGCGCGTCGGGGCACAGATTGCGCGCCATGCCCCAGACAGCCTGCGCGACGACGGCCGCCGACACGATCTTCAGCCCGTGCAGCGCGCCCGGCGCGAGCGCGTGACCGGCCGCGCCGGCCATGCCGTAAGCGAACGCGATCATCGCGAGCGCGGACGGCAGCGTGAAGCCCGCCCACGCGGCGAGCGCGCCCGCGTAGCCCGCGCGCGACAGGCCGATCGCGATGCCGACCTGGCTGCTCGCCGGGCCGGGCAGGAACTGGCAGAGGCCGACGAGGTCCGCGTAGCTGCGCTCGCTCAGCCAGCGCCGGCGGACGACGAATTCTTCGCGGAAATAGCCGAGGTGGGCGATCGGGCCGCCGAACGACGTGAGGCCAAGGCGCAGGAACGCGACGAAGACCGGCCAGGCGCGGCCGATGGCGGAGCGGGATGCGGATGCGTGCATGCGATCGCGGTTGCTTATGAGGGCGATTGGGGCGATGCGCGATGATAGCGGGCTCGCGCGAGCGCGGCAGGAAAATCGTCGCCCGGACCGGGCGGCGCGCGGCGATGCGGCCGGCGACAGGTAAGTCGGCGACGGCGCCGGTTCTCGCCGGTCCTGGGTGCGATGCCGGTTCTCCGGTCCTGATGCCGGCCCCGGTCTAGGTCTCGTTCAAGATCGAGGTCTCGGTCTCGATCTCGATCGATGTCGATTCGCAAGCCGAATCCGCCGCTGCCACTGCCGCTCGCGCGACGACGCGACTACGATCGGCGGCGCGTGGCGTGCGCGCGGCTGGCGTCGCCGGCGCCGTGCGCATCGCCGTCCGATCGCGCATCGCCCGCGCCCGCCAGATCGTCTTCCGCGCGATGCGCCGCGCCGCTCGCCGCGCGCAGCGCATTCAGATCGACGATCTCGATTTCGCCGACGTGCAGCCTCACGACGCCGCGCGCCGCGAGCTCCTTCAGCAACTGGTTCGCCGTTTGCCGCGACAGCGACAGCATCGCGCCGAGCCGCTCCTGCGACAGCCTGATCCGCCGATGCCGCGTGCTGATTCCGCCGTAGCCTTCCGCGATCATCAGCAGGCGCGCCGCGAGCCGCTGAGCGGCGGGCATCAGCGTCAGCGCCTCGACGTTCATGAACGACATGCGCAGCTTTTGCGCCATCAAGAGCGCAAGATATCGCCAGTAGCGCGGTGTTTCGTCGAGCAGTTGCTGCAGCGCGGCTTGCGGCACGTGCATCAGCAACGCGTCTTCGAGCGCGATCGCATCGTGCGTGCGCGGCAGCTCGTCGAAGAGCGCGATTTCGCCGAACCAGGTCATCGGCTCGGCCACCGTGAGGAGCGCTTCCTTGCCGCTCGCGTCGACGGCGCCCACCGACAGCGCGCCGCTCAGCACCGCGTAGAGCCCGCACGGCGCGTCGCCGCGGCGGAACAGCACCTGGCCCGCCGCGAGCCGGCGCGGCACCGCGGTCGCGGCGAGCGCATCGCGCAGCTCGGCGGGCAGCGCGCCGAACCACGGGTGCGCGTCGAGCTGGGGGCGGTAGGGTTCGAAGAGCGGATGCATCGGCCGTCGCGGTGTCGGGTAGCTGACAGAGAAAACGTCGCGTGACGGGCATGATAGCGCTCACTCGCATCAGGAGGGGACACGATGAGGACCTTGGTCGATCAACTCGCGCAGTACGCGGCCTATCATCGCGACGCGCGCAACATCGCGACGCATCTCGTCGGCATTCCGATGATCGTCGTCGCTGTGACGGCGCTGCTGTCGCGGCCGACGTTCGGCGCGTGGGGCGCGCTCGCGCTCACGCCCGCGGCGCTCGCCGCGCTCGCGGCCACGCTCTTTTACCTGCGGCTCGATCTGCGCTTCGGCATCGCGATGGCCGTGCTGCTCGCGCTGAGTCTCTGGGCCGGCCGCGCGCTCGCCGCGCAGACGACCGCGCTCTGGCTCGGCGTGGGGCTCGGGCTCTTTTTCGTCGGATGGGTGATCCAGTTCGTCGGCCACTACTTCGAGGGGCGCAAGCCCGCGTTCGTCGACGATCTGATCGGGCTCGTCGTCGGTCCGCTGTTCGTCGTCGCCGAAGTCGCGTTCTTCGCCGGGCTGCGCGGCGAAGTGCGCGCCGAAGTCGAGCGGCGCGTCGGGCCGGTGCGCGCCGGCACGCGCGGCGCGCGCGTCTGACTCGCGCCGATGCCGACGATTTGCGTTTATGGCGCGGGCGCGCTCGGCTGCTATATCGGCGGCCGGCTGATCGCGGGCGGCGCCGACGTCGCGCTGATCGGCCGCGGGCGGATCGGCGACGCGCTGCGCGCGCACGGGCTCGTGCTGTCCGATTACCGAGGGCGCGACGCCCGCGTGCCGCCGTCCGCGATCGCGTTCTCGACGGCCGATGCGGCGGCCGCATCCGCGGAACTCGTGCTCGTCACCGTGAAGTCCGCGGCGACGCCCGCCGTCGGCGCCGCGCTCGCGCGCATCATGCGGCCCGATGCGGTCGTCGTCAGCTTTCAGAACGGCGTGCGCAACGCGGATGTGCTGCGCGCCGCGTTGCCCGGCGCGACCGTGCTCGCCGGCATGGTGCCGTTCAACGTGATCTCGCGCGGCGAGGGCGGATTCCATCAGGGCACGGCGGGCGAATTGCAGGTCGAGGCCGCGCCCGCGCTGCGGCGCTTCGCGGAGGCGTTCGAGCGTGCGGGGCTGCCGCTCGTGCCGCGCGCGGACATGCGCGCGGTTCAATGGGCGAAGCTGCTGCTCAATCTCAACAACGCGATCAATGCGCTCGCGAACCGGCCGCTGAAGGAAGAGCTCGCGGCGCGCAGCTATCGGCGCTGTCTCGCGCTGGCGCAAATCGAGGCGCTGCGCCTGCTGTCGGCGGCCGGGGTCCGTCCCGCGCGGCTCACGCCGCTGCCGGCCGCGTGGGTGCCGCGCTTGCTGAGCGTGCCGGACCCGCTGTTCGCGCGGCTCGGGCGGAAGATGCTCGAGATCGATCCGCTCGCGCGTTCGTCGATGTCGGACGACTTGGCCGCGAAACGGACGACCGAGGTCGAGTGGATCAACGGCGAGATCGTGCGTCTTGCCGGGCGGCTCGGGCGCGCGGCGCCCGTCAACGCACGCCTTTGCGCGCTGGCTCACGACGCGGAGCGCTCGCACGCGCGGCCGGCGTGGGGCGGCGACGCGCTGCTCGCCGAATTGCTTGCCGCGGCGCGGGCGGGATAGCCCCGGGGCGGCCGTCGGGTGCTTTGCGCGCATCGGCGGGCAGGCCGTCGATGTGCGCACGCGTGGCCGGGTTGCCGTGCGGGCGTCGGCGTTGGCGCGGCGGATCGCTTGAGGCGGCCGGGGACGCTCGTTCGGCGAGCGCCGTTCGCGCGGACGCTACGTCGCCGCTCGCCGGCTCGCGCCTGCCGATGGCGTCGGCAGGCGTTCGCGGGCGGCGATCGACGCGAGCACCGATCCGCCGACATCGACGCGATCGATCGGCGCGACGACGCGCCGGCTCCGGCCGATATCCCGACCGTCATCCCGGCCGATATCCCGGCCGCGTGGCCGCGGCCGCATCGCTTCGGTCGTCGCGCCGCTGCGACGGACGAGGCATGAAATGTCCGTCGCGATTAACATGACGGCGGCGCGCGCTCGCCTTCCACGAGCCGGCGCGCGACCGTCAACCGAGGAGATGACGATGGATCGCACGACGCTCGACGCATACGACCGCCACGCGGCCGATTACGCACGCGAATGGGACGAACAACCGGCGCCCGACGACATGTATGCGCTGCTCGAACGCTACTTCAAGCCCGGACCGACTGCGGACGTCGGTTGCGGCGCGGGGCGCGACGTCGCGTGGCTCGCGAGCCGCGGCTTCGACGCGCGCGGCTACGACGGCAGCGCGTCGCTTGTCGCCGAAGCGCGGCGCAGCCATCCGGCGCTGCGCTTCGAAGAGGCGCTGCTGCCGGCGCTCGCGGGCGTGCCGTCCGGCGCGTTCAGCAACGTGCTGTGCGAGACGGTGATCATGCATCTGCCGGCTTCGGCCGTCGACGCGGCCGTCGCGCGGCTCGTCGAGCTGCTCGCGCCGGGCGGCACGCTGTATCTGAGCTGGCGGGTGACGACGGGCGACGCGCTGCGCGACGGGCGCGGGCGGCTTTACGAGGTGGTCGATGCCGAACGCGTGCACGCCGCGCTCGGCGATGCGTGCGACGTGCTGTTCGAGCACGAGCAGACGAGCGAATCGTCCGGCAAGCGCGTGCACCGGCTCGTCGCGAGAAGGCGCGCGACTGCGGCTGGCTGACGCGCGTCGGACGCGCGAACGCTCGGGCGGCGGGCGTTCGACGCCCGGGCGTCGCGCGCTAGTCGCGGTGCGCGGCGGCTTCCCAGTTGATGTCGACGCACAGCACCTGCATGCCCTGCGCGGCGGGCGTCGCGATCGACGCCGTCACGCACAGGTGCGCTTCGTTGATCGACAGATAGGGCGGCGTGAAATGCACGCGCCCCGGCACGCGCATCGCCTCGATGAAGTATGGCCGGCGCTCCCAGCTCGCGCCTTCCGAATGCATGAGCGGACTGAAGCGCTTCGCGCGCTGCGATGCGCGCACGCGCGGCAGCACGTTGTCGCCGATCTGCCGGCCCGACGCGTCGAGCAGGAAGCAGCGCGCGGCCTCCGGCAGCTCGAGCAGTTCCTTCGACGCTTCGGTCAGGTCGCGGCCTTCGCGCAACAGTGCGCTCGCCTGCAGCAGCGCGGCGACGTACGGCGCGAGACGCGCCTCCTGCGCGCGCGAACGCTCGGCGACGCGCAGCCGCAGCGCGGCCGACAGCGTGTCCATGATGCCCGCCGCGACCTGCGGCTGCACCGGCTCGACGCTCGGTCCGGCGAAATACTGCCCCTGCACGAAATCGACGTCGCATTCGAGCGCGATCAGCGCCTCGCGCTCGGTCGTGATGCCGCCCATCAGCACGAGCTGCCCCGATTCGTGCAGCAGCGACACGAGGCCGGGCAGCACGCGCTCGAGATGCGAGTGCTCGCTCGCCTGCGCGAGGATTCCGCGATCGAGCGTGACGATGTCCGGATGCAGGTGCCAGACGCGATCGATGTTCGAGTGCTTCGCGCCGAAGCCGCCGAGCGCGATCAGGAAGCCGGCCTTGCGCAGCCCGTCGACGATCGCCGCGAAGCGCGGCGTCTCGCCGCCCGCCTGCTCGGGCACCTCGAGCACGACGCGCTGCGGCGGCAGCCCGAGCGCCTTCAGGTTCGCGAGGAGCGCGTCGCCGTAGACGGTGTCCATCAGCGCGGCGGGGTGCAGGCTCAGGAAGAGCCATTCGTCATGGCTGTCGAACGTGTGGAAGTTGCCGAGATGCAGCGATTCGGCGAGACGGCCGAGTTCGAGCAGATCGCCGCGGCGCGCGGCCTGCGTGAACACGTCGTGCGACGGCACCTGGTTGCCTTGCGAATCGTGCGCGCGCAGCGACGCGTGGTAGCCGATCGCACGTCGATGCGACACCGAGAAGACCGGCTGGAACACGCTGAACACGGTGTAGTCGCCGTACAGCACGGTGCGCCGGTTGCCGTCGTCGCCCGCGATCGGGCGCGGCGACTGGAAGCTGGGGGGATCGATGTCGATCATGCTCATGATTCGGCTGCCCGAGAACCGTCAGTTTACCTACAGAATAGGCGAGCAAGAACCGTGCGCAAAAAGGCGCGCCGGCGCGCCGCAGCTTCGCGCGCGGCGCGCAATTCATGCACTCGCATGGTGCGCCGTGCGTCGCGGCGGCGCGGGAGCGTGGCGCGCGGCGTCCGGGCGGTTCGCCGGGATGCGGCGAGACATGGCCGGACATGCGCCGGATCGTGGCGCGACGGGCCGCGCTGCGACAATCGGACGCTCGAAGGCCCGGCACACAGCCGGTATCGATGCGCGCGCATGCGCCGGCGCCCGAGCGTTCGAACGGCCGGACGTTTCGGCGTCCGGGCAGGCGCGTGTTCGCCGTGCGCCGATCCGCATGCGCGGACTTCGCGCCGAAGCCGCCGCGCGCAGCTTCTTCGGTGTCGTCGATGCGAAATCCCGCGCGCCCGTCAGCCATCTCGAACGCATTGCCGCCGCCGCGCCGGCCGCGCGGCAGCCCGTCGCGCGGCGAGCGCGCCACCGCGTCACGCGCGCTCGGACGGATCGGTCTTGCGGCGCGCGGCGCCGCGCACGTCCGGCGACAGCTGCGCGAAGATCCACGCGGACGCGGCGGTGATGAGGCCGACGCACACGAACGTCGCATGGAACGCGGGCAGCGTGTGCGTTGGCGTGACGCTTCGCATCATGCCGGTGAAGGTCGCGAGGAGCGCGCCCGCGATCGTCACGCCGAGACTCATCGACAGCATCTGCACGAGCGAGAACAGGCTGTTGCCGCTGCTCGCGCCGCCCGTGCCGAGGTCCTTCAGCGTGAGCGTGTTCATCGCGGTGAACTGCATCGAGTTGAAGCCGCCGAAGAGGGCGAGCTGCGCGATCTTGAGCCATGCCGGCATCGCGTCGCTGATCAGCGCGAAGCTCGCCATCATCAGCCCGACCATGATCGTGTTCGCGAGCAGCACCTTGCGGTAGCCGTGGCGCGTGATGAGCACCGTGATGATCCGCTTCGAGAACATTCCCGCGGCCGCGACGGGCAGCATCATCAGGCCCGCTTCGAACGCGTCGTAGCCGAGGCTCACCTGCAGCAGCAGCGGAATCAGATACGGCATCGCGCCGCTGCCGATGCGCGCGAACAGGTTGCCGAGCAGGCCGACGCTGAACGCGTGGATCTTGAAGAGCTCGAGCGAGAAGATCGGCTGCGGCGCGCGCACCGCGTACAAGCCGTACGCGACGAAGCACGCGAGGCTCAGGATCAGCAGCACGAGCACCATCGCGTGCTGCATGCCGAGATCGGAGAGGCCGTCGAGCGACAGCGAGATCGAGATCATTCCGATCGTCAGCAGCAGGTAGCCTTTCAGGTCGAAGCGGCCCGCGGCCGGGTTGCGCGCGTCGGGCATCGAATAGAACGTCGCGATGCAGCCCGCGACGCCGACCGGCACGTTGATCAGGAAGATCCAGTGCCACGAAGCGATCTTCACGAGCCAGCCGCCGAGCGTCGGCCCGATCAGCGGGCCGATCAGGCCCGGAATCGCGACGAACGACAGCGCGGGCAGATAGCGCTCGGCGGGGAACGTGCGCAGCACGGCGAGCCGCCCGACGGGCAGCAGCATCGCGCCGCCCACGCCCTGGATCACGCGGAACGCGACGAGGAGCGGCAGCGTATGCGCGTTCGCGCACAAGAGCGAGCCGAGCGTGAAGATCAGGATCGCGCAGAAGAACACGCGGCGCGTGCCGAGCGTGTCGGCGAGCCAGCCGGACACGGGGATCATCACGGCCATCGTCAGCGAGTACGCGATCACGACCGACTGCATCCGGAGCGGCGATTCGCCGAGGCTCGCGGCCATCGACGGCAGCGCGGTGTTGACGATCGTCGCATCGAGCGTCTGCATGAAGAAGCCGGTGGCGACGAGCCACAGCATCACGGTCAGCGACTTCTCGCTCGGGGCGGCGGCGGGCGGGGCTTGAAGCATGAAAGCGGGGCGCGGCGGGCGCGTTCGGGCGTGCAGCCGACATTGTAGGGAAAGCCCGCGATGCGTGCAGCGGGCGGGCGCGCGCATCCCGCGCGGCGCGGCCGATTGCGTTTTCGCCTCGCGTGGGCGGGCGTGTCGTGCGTCATCCGTGTCTGCCGCGCCTGTTCCGGCCAGGCGGCCGGGCCGTGCCGACCGCTCGCCGGTGCAGTGCGGGAGACGACGCGTGCGAGCGTGCATGGAGCGCGACGCGCGCTTCGCGGTGATCATCGGGACATCGAAGGATCTTCCTCCGCTGCGCGGGCCGTGCGCGCGATCCGCACCGACGTGCTCGACTATCCGGAGCCGGCCGCTGTCCGGCCCGCCTCGCGCGGCGCGACGGTCGCGGCGCGCTCAGGCCGCGTGGTCGACGCCGACGTAACGCGCGCGCGGCCGGATCAGCTTGCCGTCGGCGCGCTGCTCGAGCGCATGCGCGATCCAGCGGGCGACGCGCCCGGCGGCGAACAGCGCGAGCGCGGCGACGGGCAGCAGCGCGAGCGCGCGCTCAAGCGGCGGCCGATCGCGCCACGGATCGAGCCAGCCGAGCCAGCGGGCCGCGTCGAACGACGAAAAGACGTCGGGCGCGGCCTGCACGCGCGCGGGCGGGCATTCCCACAGCAGCGCGGCGGCTTCTTCGAGCGTCGCCGCCGTCGCGAGCGCGATCGCGTCGCGGCCGCGATACCGCAGCGTGCCGTTCGCGATCGGCGTGATGCGCGATTCGAGGACAGGCACGCCCCAGTCGAGCGTGCGCTCGGCGACGTTCCCCGCGCGCTTCGCATCCGCACGGCGGCGTGCGAGCCGGCGAACCTCGGCGTCGTCGTAATAGCGGCGCTTGCTCGCGCCGTCGGCGCGCGAGCGCAGCAGGCCGCGGCTCACGTACGCGTAGAGGGTCGGCACGCTGACGCCGAGCAGTTGCGCGGCTTCGTTCGCGCTCAAGCGGGACATGGCGGCGGTTCCTCGGTCGAAGGGCGGACGGACGAGCGGGGCGATGCGCGTGCCGCGTTCGCGCGGCGGCCGTTCGTCGAGCGCGCCGGCTCGCAATCGGGATGGAATGCGTCTGCGCGCCATTCTAGACGCGTTTCGATGTTCGCCCGGGCCGAGGCCGATGCCGATGCGATGACGCCCCTGCACGCATCGACGCGTCTGTGGCTTCTCGCGGGCGGCGACCCGGCCGCGCCCGAACGCGCCGAGCTCGACGGCGGCGATCCGTGCCTGCCGTCGGCCGATCGAATCGGTGCGCTCGCCGGGGCGTCGAACGCGGCGGCGGCGCTCCCCGCAGCCGAATGCGATCGTATGCGGACGGGCCGCGCGCGGCGGGTTCGCGTGTCGGTGCGGCATGCGCCGATACTGCCGGCGACGCCGCCGCGCCGTCCAAGCGGGCCGGTGCCGAGCAACCACGATGCGCCGCGCCGGCTGCCGTGACGCGCGCGGCGCATGCCGCTTACTTGCGCAGCTCGACGACGAAATCGTAGTAATCGTTCCGACAGTACGTGTCGGTGAGTTCGATCGCGCGCTGATCGTGCGTGAAGCCGATTCGCGTGATCAAGAGGAGCGCTTCGTGCGGCGCGATGCCCATCTGCCGCGCGATCTCGTCGGTTGCGTTGACCGCGCGAAAGTGCTGCAGCGCGCGCACGATCGGCGTGCCGCGCTGCTCGAGATAGCTGTACAGCGAATCGCCGATCGCCTGCGGATCGGGAACGATCGTGGCGGGGAACGTGGAGTTTTCGACGGCCATCACGATGCCGTCCGCGAGCCGCAGACGCTTCAGGCGCGTGACGGATGCAGCGGGCGACAGCCCGAGCTGGATCACCTCGTCGCGATTCGCGGGCTGGATGTCGCGCGACAGCCACGTGGAGCTCGGCGTGAAGCCGCGGCGCTTGAGCATCTCGCTGAAGCTCGACAGCCGCGACAGCGGGTCCTCGTAGCGCGGCTGAATGAAGTTGCCCGCGCCTTGCGTGCGCCGGATGAGCCCTTGCTCGACGAGCAGCGCGATCGCCTTGCGCGCGGTGATTCGCGACACGCCGAGCGATTCCGCGAGCAGTCGTTCCGAAGGCAGCGCTTCGCCTGCGGCCCAGCGGTTGTCGTGGATTGCGTCGCCCAGCTTGCGGGCGAGTTGCAGATAGAGCGGCGTGTCGTTGTCGGGGTCGGGGCGCAGGTCGGACCAGCGGTCTTCCGTCGATGGCTTCATGGAGTGGGCATAAAAAACGATGCGGCCATTCTAAGACATCGCGTGCCGCGGTTATAGCCGGGTTTTGCGCGCGATGCCGCCCGGCGCGCGTCGAATCGCTACACTGACGAATCACCCGCGGGCCGTGCGCGTCGCGCGCCGCGCTCGAATACGTGACGAGGAACGATATGACCAGCAGGCTCGAAACCGTCGCGCTGCCCGGCGGCGAACGCATACCGAAGCTCGGGCAGGGCACCTGGGAAATGGGCGAGCGGCCCGCGAAGCGCGCGGCCGAGATCGCCGCGCTGCGCGAGGGCGTCGACCTCGGCATGACGCTCATCGATACGGCCGAGATGTACGGCGACGGCGCGACCGAGACGCTCGTCGGCGACGCGCTCGCCGGCGTGCGCGACCGGCTGTTCACCGTGAGCAAGGTGCTGCCGCATCATGCGAGCCGCGCGGGCGTTGTCGCCGCGTGCGAGGCGACGCTGAAACGCTTGCGCACCGATCGCGTCGATCTGTATCTGTTGCACTGGCGCGGCCCGGTTCCGCTCGCGGAGACGATCGCGGGCTTCGAAGCGCTGCGCGACGCCGGCAAGATCCGCTACTGGGGCGTCAGCAACTTCGACGTCGACGACATGGAGGCACTCGTCGCCGAAGCGGGCGGCGCGGTGTGCGCGACGAACCAGATCCTCTACAACCTCGCACGCCGCGGCCCGGAGTTCGATCTGCTGCCGTGGCTCGCGCGGCGCGGGATGCCGGCGATGGCGTACAGCCCGATCGATCACATGCGGTTGCCCAGGCGCACGGCGATCGACGAGATCGCGCGCGAGCGCGGCGTGTCGCCGGCGCGCGTCGCGCTCGCATGGGTGCTCGGGCAGCCGAACGTGCTGGCGATTCCGAAGGCGGGCAGCGTCGAACACGTGCGCGACAACCGCGCGGCGCTCGATTTCGTGCTGGGCGAGGACGAGCTCGCGCGGCTCGATGTGCGGTTCAAGCCGCCGCGTGGCAAGCGGCCGCTCGAAATGCTGTAGCGCCGTGCGCGCCGCGGCAAGGCGGCCGGCTCGGGCAGCGGCTTGCTCGCGCAGCGTGCGGGCGGTGCGTCGCGGACGCCACGGCGCGCGCGGCCGATGCCGCGAAACGCGCCGAAACGCTTGCGCGGCGCACGCGGTTCGCGCGGGCCAAGCATGACGGCGTTGCCGATCGTCACGAGGCGGCGGCGGTGAACGCCCGATCGCGGCCTCGCCGATGTCGGGGCGACGCGCGCGCAGCAAAAAAGCCCGTCCGTTTCCGGACGGGCTTTCTTTCATCGATCGCGCGGCGCGGCAGCGCCGGGCGTCGTCGCGGGACGCTCGCTCAGTAACGGAACTCGGCGAGCATCGCGCGTTAGCCGCGCCCGACCTGCTTCGCGTTGATGACCGCTTCCGATACGTTCGACGGCGTTTCCGCGTAGTGCTTGAACTCCATCGTGTAGGTCGCGCGGCCTTGCGTCGCCGAGCGCAGCGACGTCGAATAGCCGAACATCTCGGCGAGCGGCACTTCGGCGCGCACGAGCTTGCCGCCGCCGCCCGCGATGTCCTCCATCCCCTGTACGATGCCGCGCCGGCTCGACAGGTCGCCCATCACGTTGCCCATGAACTCCTCGGGCGTCTCGACCTCGACCGCCATCATCGGCTCGAGCAGCACCGGCTTCGCGCGGCGCATCGCTTCCTTGAACGCCATCGAGCCGGCCATGCGGAACGCGTTTTCGTTCGAGTCGACGTCGTGATACGAGCCGAACGTGAGGTGCACCTTCACGTCGACGACCGGGTAGCC
Above is a window of Burkholderia thailandensis E264 DNA encoding:
- the mdtD gene encoding multidrug transporter subunit MdtD, coding for MLQAPPAAAPSEKSLTVMLWLVATGFFMQTLDATIVNTALPSMAASLGESPLRMQSVVIAYSLTMAVMIPVSGWLADTLGTRRVFFCAILIFTLGSLLCANAHTLPLLVAFRVIQGVGGAMLLPVGRLAVLRTFPAERYLPALSFVAIPGLIGPLIGPTLGGWLVKIASWHWIFLINVPVGVAGCIATFYSMPDARNPAAGRFDLKGYLLLTIGMISISLSLDGLSDLGMQHAMVLVLLILSLACFVAYGLYAVRAPQPIFSLELFKIHAFSVGLLGNLFARIGSGAMPYLIPLLLQVSLGYDAFEAGLMMLPVAAAGMFSKRIITVLITRHGYRKVLLANTIMVGLMMASFALISDAMPAWLKIAQLALFGGFNSMQFTAMNTLTLKDLGTGGASSGNSLFSLVQMLSMSLGVTIAGALLATFTGMMRSVTPTHTLPAFHATFVCVGLITAASAWIFAQLSPDVRGAARRKTDPSERA
- a CDS encoding EAL domain-containing protein, producing MSMIDIDPPSFQSPRPIAGDDGNRRTVLYGDYTVFSVFQPVFSVSHRRAIGYHASLRAHDSQGNQVPSHDVFTQAARRGDLLELGRLAESLHLGNFHTFDSHDEWLFLSLHPAALMDTVYGDALLANLKALGLPPQRVVLEVPEQAGGETPRFAAIVDGLRKAGFLIALGGFGAKHSNIDRVWHLHPDIVTLDRGILAQASEHSHLERVLPGLVSLLHESGQLVLMGGITTEREALIALECDVDFVQGQYFAGPSVEPVQPQVAAGIMDTLSAALRLRVAERSRAQEARLAPYVAALLQASALLREGRDLTEASKELLELPEAARCFLLDASGRQIGDNVLPRVRASQRAKRFSPLMHSEGASWERRPYFIEAMRVPGRVHFTPPYLSINEAHLCVTASIATPAAQGMQVLCVDINWEAAAHRD
- a CDS encoding Crp/Fnr family transcriptional regulator, with protein sequence MHPLFEPYRPQLDAHPWFGALPAELRDALAATAVPRRLAAGQVLFRRGDAPCGLYAVLSGALSVGAVDASGKEALLTVAEPMTWFGEIALFDELPRTHDAIALEDALLMHVPQAALQQLLDETPRYWRYLALLMAQKLRMSFMNVEALTLMPAAQRLAARLLMIAEGYGGISTRHRRIRLSQERLGAMLSLSRQTANQLLKELAARGVVRLHVGEIEIVDLNALRAASGAAHRAEDDLAGAGDARSDGDAHGAGDASRAHATRRRS
- the chrA gene encoding chromate efflux transporter, whose translation is MHASASRSAIGRAWPVFVAFLRLGLTSFGGPIAHLGYFREEFVVRRRWLSERSYADLVGLCQFLPGPASSQVGIAIGLSRAGYAGALAAWAGFTLPSALAMIAFAYGMAGAAGHALAPGALHGLKIVSAAVVAQAVWGMARNLCPDARRVTIMTAATGVALVVPSTWTQLAVIASAACIGLLHVDPARGGAHDPLPISLGRRAGACCLALFVALLAGLPLAACASGSHALAIVDAFYRAGALVFGGGHVVLPLLQASVVTPGWVGGQTFLAGYGAAQAVPGPLFTFAAFLGASMKDAPSGWLGGALALVAIFAPSFLLVTGAIPFWERWRTNARMRAALAGVNAAVVGLLLAALYQPVWTGAILAPRDFVAALVAFVALTFWRVPPWIVVIGACAAGWIVFSV
- a CDS encoding DUF962 domain-containing protein is translated as MRTLVDQLAQYAAYHRDARNIATHLVGIPMIVVAVTALLSRPTFGAWGALALTPAALAALAATLFYLRLDLRFGIAMAVLLALSLWAGRALAAQTTALWLGVGLGLFFVGWVIQFVGHYFEGRKPAFVDDLIGLVVGPLFVVAEVAFFAGLRGEVRAEVERRVGPVRAGTRGARV
- a CDS encoding GntR family transcriptional regulator encodes the protein MKPSTEDRWSDLRPDPDNDTPLYLQLARKLGDAIHDNRWAAGEALPSERLLAESLGVSRITARKAIALLVEQGLIRRTQGAGNFIQPRYEDPLSRLSSFSEMLKRRGFTPSSTWLSRDIQPANRDEVIQLGLSPAASVTRLKRLRLADGIVMAVENSTFPATIVPDPQAIGDSLYSYLEQRGTPIVRALQHFRAVNATDEIARQMGIAPHEALLLITRIGFTHDQRAIELTDTYCRNDYYDFVVELRK
- a CDS encoding aldo/keto reductase, producing MTSRLETVALPGGERIPKLGQGTWEMGERPAKRAAEIAALREGVDLGMTLIDTAEMYGDGATETLVGDALAGVRDRLFTVSKVLPHHASRAGVVAACEATLKRLRTDRVDLYLLHWRGPVPLAETIAGFEALRDAGKIRYWGVSNFDVDDMEALVAEAGGAVCATNQILYNLARRGPEFDLLPWLARRGMPAMAYSPIDHMRLPRRTAIDEIARERGVSPARVALAWVLGQPNVLAIPKAGSVEHVRDNRAALDFVLGEDELARLDVRFKPPRGKRPLEML
- a CDS encoding 2-dehydropantoate 2-reductase, whose product is MPTICVYGAGALGCYIGGRLIAGGADVALIGRGRIGDALRAHGLVLSDYRGRDARVPPSAIAFSTADAAAASAELVLVTVKSAATPAVGAALARIMRPDAVVVSFQNGVRNADVLRAALPGATVLAGMVPFNVISRGEGGFHQGTAGELQVEAAPALRRFAEAFERAGLPLVPRADMRAVQWAKLLLNLNNAINALANRPLKEELAARSYRRCLALAQIEALRLLSAAGVRPARLTPLPAAWVPRLLSVPDPLFARLGRKMLEIDPLARSSMSDDLAAKRTTEVEWINGEIVRLAGRLGRAAPVNARLCALAHDAERSHARPAWGGDALLAELLAAARAG
- a CDS encoding class I SAM-dependent methyltransferase; translation: MDRTTLDAYDRHAADYAREWDEQPAPDDMYALLERYFKPGPTADVGCGAGRDVAWLASRGFDARGYDGSASLVAEARRSHPALRFEEALLPALAGVPSGAFSNVLCETVIMHLPASAVDAAVARLVELLAPGGTLYLSWRVTTGDALRDGRGRLYEVVDAERVHAALGDACDVLFEHEQTSESSGKRVHRLVARRRATAAG